A window of the Cryptococcus depauperatus CBS 7841 chromosome 5, complete sequence genome harbors these coding sequences:
- a CDS encoding mRNA 3'-end-processing protein YTH1, with amino-acid sequence MAAASNSVPLDPKLGRAADFVRPDFHQVNLDLEGYLKSERGFKLDADQQICPLSITPLGCPLPPSQCPYRHTTPGSTNFQPPPPLPSHPREREKKLTVCKHYLRNLCKMGDNCEYTHDFNLRTMPICIWFVKQGKCELGGECLYFHPRDRRVSCPDYDRGFCVLGPRCPRRHVRTRLCEAYAAGFCPDGKDCKLAHPIPGQPPSESYVNPTPPNPEMFTGPPPQLPAGYGRWREYKYDPNAVVVPAVAWVEGGSLSGWRAGGFLSANARRQQQSGGGASGGGPGGAGDGGPRKGGWQKDLSQVLCFRCNQHGHFANNCPNQYVPGDRGGKRKNNDDGF; translated from the exons ATGGCGGCAGCTTCCAACTCTGTCCCACTCGATCCCAAATTGGGCAGAGCAGCAGACTTTGTCCGTCCAGATTTTCACCAAGTCAACCTCGACCTCGAGGGATATCTTAAATCTGAACGTGGATTCAAACTGGACGCTGACCAACAAATCTGTCCACTGTCCATTACCCCTCTTGGTTgccctcttcctccttcacaATGCCCATATCGACATACTACTCCAGGTTCTACCAACTTTCAGCCACCTCCTCCCCTCCCGTCCCATCCTCGTGAGCGCGAAAAGAAATTGACTGTCTGCAAACACTACCTTCGTAACCTCTGCAAAATGGGCGACAACTGCGAATATACCCATGATTTCAACCTTCGGACCATGCCTATCTGTATATGGTTTGTCAAGCAAGGAAAATGCGAGCTGGGCGGTGAATGTCTGTACTTTCACCCCCGCGATAGAAGGGTATCATGTCCAGACTATGATAGGGGCTTTTGCGTACTGGGGCCGCGTTGTCCAAGGAGACATGTGAGGACAAGACTGTGTGAGGCGTATGCGGCAGGATTCTGTCCAGACGGTAAAGACTGCAAACTCGCGCA CCCAATACCGGGACAACCTCCCTCCGAATCATACGTTAATCCCACTCCGCCTAATCCTGAGATGTTCACGGGTCCTCCACCTCAACTTCCAGCAGGGTACGGCCGTTGGCGAGAGTACAAGTACGATCCCAATGCCGTAGTGGTCCCTGCAGTAGCATGGGTTGAAGGCGGCTCGCTGTCCGGTTGGAGAGCTGGAGGCTTCTTATCAGCAAACGCTCGAAGGCAGCAACAATCTGGCGGAGGGGCCAGTGGTGGCGGGCCTGGGGGAGCCGGAGATGGGGGACCAAGAAAAGGTGGATGGCAGAAAGATCTCAGTCAAGTACTTTGCTTT AGATGCAATCAGCATGGGCATTTCGCAAACAACTGTCCTAATCAATATGTGCCCGGTGACAGAGgaggcaagagaaaaaacaatgatgatgggtTTTAG